One Rhodospirillales bacterium DNA segment encodes these proteins:
- a CDS encoding mandelate racemase/muconate lactonizing enzyme family protein, producing the protein MADRIAAIETLCLELPYKKPVHFHSVTEDAGKYVLLRIFTKDGAEGIAECISRMPQTGDTPATIIKAIETHFSPALLGGDPLGRAGLIQRCGGVLDAACRAALGLVDVALLDLEGKLRGMPAWKVLGGTVTPPPVPVTWIVHGNTVAEQVAEAEKAIYETGFSALKLKTWKRSLEDVDMVRAVRAAVGDDCIIWVDANGSYLEDEARAILSQLEKYGVSFIEDPCAPSDLDSMAALARDLPIPVLGDEITGNFEDAEKLVQGHGVGGVSVKLRRTGIIESLKIIDMAEKSGVPVTIGTDSESRIGALARIHLRAACSHLAPWPTETHFFHKLARDVFDGEFIFEKGAIKVPDGPGIGASIDLKKLEEFRI; encoded by the coding sequence ATGGCTGATCGTATTGCGGCAATCGAAACGCTTTGTCTTGAATTACCCTATAAAAAACCAGTGCATTTCCATTCTGTAACCGAAGATGCGGGCAAATATGTGTTGCTGCGTATCTTCACCAAAGATGGCGCCGAAGGCATCGCAGAATGCATCAGCCGTATGCCCCAGACCGGAGATACACCGGCCACAATTATCAAAGCCATAGAGACACATTTCAGTCCGGCGCTTTTGGGCGGAGACCCCCTTGGTCGTGCCGGTTTAATCCAGCGCTGTGGCGGGGTTTTAGATGCCGCGTGCCGGGCGGCCCTCGGCCTGGTGGATGTTGCCCTTTTGGATTTGGAAGGGAAACTTCGGGGGATGCCCGCCTGGAAGGTGTTGGGTGGAACGGTTACCCCCCCACCGGTTCCCGTAACCTGGATCGTCCATGGAAATACCGTGGCGGAACAGGTGGCAGAGGCTGAAAAGGCCATATATGAAACCGGGTTTTCGGCGTTAAAGCTTAAAACCTGGAAACGGTCTCTGGAAGACGTGGATATGGTGCGCGCGGTGCGTGCAGCCGTGGGGGACGATTGCATTATCTGGGTCGATGCCAATGGCAGCTATCTGGAAGATGAGGCTAGAGCCATTTTGTCGCAGTTGGAAAAATACGGGGTGTCCTTTATTGAAGACCCCTGTGCGCCATCAGATTTGGATTCTATGGCGGCGCTTGCCCGGGATTTGCCCATCCCTGTGCTGGGTGATGAAATCACGGGCAATTTTGAGGATGCAGAAAAACTTGTCCAAGGCCATGGGGTAGGCGGGGTCAGTGTGAAATTGCGCCGCACCGGCATCATAGAATCGCTTAAGATCATCGACATGGCTGAAAAATCCGGGGTGCCAGTTACCATTGGCACGGATTCAGAATCGCGCATCGGTGCATTGGCCCGCATTCATTTGCGCGCGGCGTGTTCCCATTTGGCCCCATGGCCCACGGAAACCCATTTTTTTCATAAATTGGCCAGGGATGTCTTCGATGGCGAATTCATTTTTGAAAAAGGGGCCATCAAGGTGCCCGATGGACCGGGGATCGGGGCGTCCATTGATTTGAAAAAACTGGAAGAATTCAGAATTTGA
- a CDS encoding class II aldolase/adducin family protein: protein MAENLVDNASQVLEPELISELDKLALACRILEAQGHGSRTLGHGALRDPDGKGFWIKRWGIAFDEVQDWRDFILLGFDGRQLFGDGKRHSEWPIHAEILKRRPDFNVSFHSHPFYGRVFSAAEEPLQAVSNPGNYFKAPPPRYTGTSELVRKVSVATEVAECMDGHDAIFLRNHGVVFCGETIARALIVGVQLEEACKEQLTIQASGIPWSWPDDEERARKKGDGASTESVELYFDYFARRLGK from the coding sequence ATGGCCGAAAATTTAGTTGATAATGCCTCTCAAGTTTTGGAACCGGAATTAATTTCTGAGCTGGATAAATTGGCCCTTGCGTGCCGCATTCTTGAGGCTCAGGGGCATGGCAGTCGCACCCTTGGGCATGGGGCATTACGTGACCCGGATGGAAAAGGATTTTGGATCAAACGATGGGGGATTGCGTTTGATGAGGTTCAAGATTGGCGCGATTTTATTTTGTTGGGTTTTGATGGCAGGCAATTGTTTGGTGATGGCAAGCGTCATAGCGAATGGCCGATCCATGCAGAAATTTTGAAACGCAGGCCTGATTTTAATGTCTCGTTTCATTCCCACCCGTTTTATGGCCGTGTTTTTTCCGCTGCCGAAGAACCGCTGCAGGCGGTATCGAACCCCGGGAATTATTTCAAAGCACCACCGCCCAGGTATACCGGGACATCGGAACTGGTGCGCAAGGTCAGTGTCGCCACAGAGGTTGCAGAATGCATGGATGGCCATGATGCAATTTTTCTGCGCAATCATGGCGTTGTGTTTTGCGGTGAAACCATTGCCCGGGCATTAATTGTTGGCGTCCAATTAGAAGAAGCCTGCAAGGAACAGCTGACCATCCAGGCATCTGGCATACCATGGTCATGGCCCGATGATGAAGAACGCGCGCGCAAAAAAGGCGATGGTGCATCAACTGAATCTGTCGAGCTTTATTTTGATTACTTTGCACGTCGCCTTGGGAAATAG
- a CDS encoding amidohydrolase family protein, whose translation MAIIDADAHVTETPETWSYMEEHEQDLRPQIFLRDKTDGAPLKPNMRMEYWVIDGRLQSKSNVGKDVPDAARDMANIDVRLAHMDEIGIDIQVIYPSLFLRPLTIEPDTDYALARSYNRWMADIWSRSNNRLRWVAVPPLLSLADTEKMRDELAFCKENGACGIFMRGLECERVLSHRFFFPLWEIAQDLDLAICLHAGTNSFAVHDTLQGASLMLFKFPVIGAFNALLEDEIPQRFPGLRWAFIEASAQWVPYVLGEAKIRLNRKGKPMYSDPLGDNNFFVTTQKTDDLQWLMGEVGDYNLIIGTDYGHRDTATEVEAIQRMSSDGDLDKASVKKILETNPANLYAI comes from the coding sequence ATGGCCATTATCGATGCCGATGCCCATGTCACGGAGACGCCCGAGACTTGGTCCTATATGGAAGAACATGAACAAGATTTACGCCCGCAAATATTCCTTCGCGATAAAACCGATGGCGCGCCATTAAAACCCAACATGCGCATGGAGTACTGGGTCATCGATGGTCGGTTGCAATCCAAAAGCAATGTTGGCAAAGACGTGCCTGATGCCGCTCGGGACATGGCCAATATTGATGTCAGGCTTGCCCATATGGATGAGATCGGAATCGATATTCAGGTCATTTATCCAAGCCTGTTCCTGCGCCCCCTGACCATTGAACCCGACACCGATTATGCACTGGCACGCAGTTATAACCGCTGGATGGCTGATATCTGGTCACGCTCAAACAACCGCTTGCGCTGGGTAGCCGTGCCGCCGCTTTTGTCTCTGGCCGATACTGAAAAAATGCGCGATGAATTGGCCTTTTGTAAAGAAAATGGGGCATGCGGCATTTTCATGCGCGGCCTTGAATGCGAACGCGTGTTGTCGCACCGTTTCTTCTTTCCCCTATGGGAAATTGCCCAGGATTTAGACTTGGCCATTTGTCTTCATGCCGGAACCAACAGCTTTGCCGTACACGACACCCTCCAAGGTGCCTCTTTAATGCTGTTTAAATTTCCCGTTATCGGGGCTTTCAATGCCTTGTTAGAAGATGAAATTCCCCAACGCTTCCCCGGCCTGCGCTGGGCCTTTATTGAAGCAAGCGCCCAATGGGTGCCTTACGTTCTTGGTGAAGCAAAAATCAGGCTCAACCGAAAGGGAAAACCCATGTATAGCGATCCGCTGGGGGACAACAATTTTTTCGTCACCACCCAGAAGACCGATGATTTACAATGGCTGATGGGTGAAGTTGGCGATTACAACCTGATCATTGGCACCGATTATGGCCACCGCGATACAGCCACAGAGGTTGAAGCCATCCAGCGCATGAGCAGCGATGGTGATCTGGACAAAGCAAGCGTCAAAAAAATTCTGGAAACCAATCCAGCGAACCTATACGCAATTTAG
- a CDS encoding Rieske 2Fe-2S domain-containing protein, with protein MESNSAFSHLVVEVSDLDKSEAFYRDVIGLDVLGRDLVGEDRPNTLLATNTRQRVLLIEVDEVPPYPGSGGSIHHAWLLTPEQFKNARDRLESLGFETGIDPRQNFRAVGEYNMDIHDPDGNRYQIQAFGDEATDILPSGAGMMTCGKIDDFAIGSVTAFGKGRFFLNRLDVGFLAFSMWCTHKNGATIWQKESWHFYCPFHGAKYDQTGCYVGHMKCKPMRLHPLFIDDGGTITVDTARFYNREAYDESQAVPAKAGAQFNTNGLEAIEPEQRDGTQ; from the coding sequence ATGGAATCCAACAGTGCTTTCAGCCATTTGGTGGTTGAGGTCTCAGACCTTGATAAATCCGAAGCGTTTTACCGGGATGTGATCGGGTTGGATGTTCTTGGCCGCGACCTGGTGGGTGAAGACAGACCCAATACCCTATTGGCCACCAACACCAGACAGCGGGTCTTGTTGATTGAGGTTGATGAAGTCCCCCCATACCCGGGCTCAGGTGGGTCCATCCATCACGCCTGGCTGCTGACCCCGGAACAGTTCAAAAATGCCCGTGATCGGCTTGAATCCTTAGGGTTTGAAACCGGCATTGATCCGCGCCAAAATTTCCGGGCCGTTGGGGAATACAACATGGATATTCATGACCCCGATGGTAACCGATACCAAATTCAGGCTTTTGGGGATGAAGCAACTGACATTTTGCCATCGGGTGCGGGCATGATGACCTGTGGCAAGATCGATGATTTTGCCATTGGTTCAGTCACGGCGTTTGGCAAAGGGCGGTTTTTCCTGAACCGGCTAGATGTTGGCTTCCTTGCGTTTTCCATGTGGTGTACCCACAAAAATGGCGCAACCATCTGGCAGAAAGAAAGCTGGCATTTTTACTGCCCATTTCATGGTGCAAAATATGATCAAACGGGATGTTACGTCGGGCACATGAAATGCAAGCCCATGCGTTTGCATCCCCTGTTTATTGATGATGGCGGCACCATCACGGTTGATACAGCCCGGTTTTACAATCGTGAAGCCTATGACGAAAGCCAAGCCGTTCCGGCCAAGGCAGGGGCGCAGTTCAACACAAACGGCCTTGAGGCGATTGAGCCCGAACAGAGAGATGGGACACAATAA
- a CDS encoding VOC family protein codes for MADVESISHSGICVHDLKEAEDFYCKVLGAETHSRVNFKTQDALRGRSIHTTLVLDDYLFAVMLSEDWMTIPDKKIIHGANRTRHAFCVPKARFATIIERLETHAVPFEGPKAHPEKGPFGESVYFRDPTGNFLEIIWRRDEDTPYNEVQALGHGGRGI; via the coding sequence ATGGCAGATGTTGAAAGCATTTCCCACAGTGGCATCTGTGTCCATGACCTTAAGGAAGCAGAAGATTTTTATTGCAAGGTTCTGGGGGCTGAAACCCACAGCCGAGTAAATTTCAAAACCCAGGATGCGCTTCGGGGCCGGTCCATCCATACCACGCTGGTGCTTGATGATTACCTGTTCGCGGTCATGCTCAGCGAAGACTGGATGACCATCCCAGATAAAAAAATAATCCATGGGGCCAACCGTACCCGTCACGCATTTTGTGTTCCAAAAGCACGGTTCGCCACAATTATTGAACGCCTTGAAACCCACGCGGTTCCGTTCGAAGGCCCGAAAGCCCATCCGGAAAAGGGACCTTTTGGAGAATCCGTTTATTTCCGTGATCCAACGGGGAATTTCCTGGAAATTATCTGGCGACGCGATGAAGACACCCCGTATAACGAAGTACAGGCTTTGGGCCATGGCGGGAGAGGCATTTGA